A single region of the Brachypodium distachyon strain Bd21 chromosome 3, Brachypodium_distachyon_v3.0, whole genome shotgun sequence genome encodes:
- the LOC100832879 gene encoding uncharacterized protein LOC100832879 isoform X2, whose product MRISRLVAVAVLVIAAVVAGAAAEEVAVVDDSVGAGEIAAAGAKEAAALRAELAQLREKISELESGIAGRSQELKSKDDAITKLEKAIAEKSQKIATLQSEITSLQKKGSVAAEEQAGKAIARAVELEKQVDKLNKEIEAQSSQRVALEARANKEEKKVQDLNSKLESLQKASGEQKRAIQKTERALKVAEEELMRLQLEATTKSHQLTAVHGAWLPPWLVAHSARYVDVVSGHWNEHGKPAMESLLQKASEKSAHAKKWAEPHIETAKMKLVPVKEKLAVLKKNAEPYVEKVSTKSFEVYEASRDTVTPHVVKFKAFADPYFQEAKKFSKPYIDQVAEVTKPHVEKVRTTLKPYTKRAVHAYGTFLESATTYHRQAQASISDHLHQHEVTKSLATKELVWFLHQKAEEILSRWQWKPWQQETQAPTC is encoded by the exons atgAGGATCTCGAGGCTCGTCGCGGTGGCGGTTCTGGTGATCGCCGCCGTGgtggccggcgcggccgcggaggaggtggccgtggTGGACGACTCCGTCGGGGCGGGGGAGATCGCCGCCGCGGGGgccaaggaggcggcggcgctcaggGCGGAGCTGGCGCAGCTCAGGGAGAAGATCTCCGAGTTAG AGTCAGGCATCGCAGGGAGATCCCAGGAACTGAAGAGCAAGGATGATGCCATCACGAAGCTGGAGAAGGCCATTGCGGAAAAGTCACAGAAGATTGCTACTCTGCAGAGCGAGATCACATCTCTCCAG AAAAAGGGGTCTGTAGCTGCTGAGGAGCAGGCAGGCAAGGCCATTGCCCGGGCTGTTGAGCTTGAGAAACAG GTTGACAAGCTCAATAAGGAGATTGAAGCACAAAGTAGCCAGAGAGTAGCACTTGAGGCTAGAGCTaacaaggaggagaagaaagtgCAAGATTTGAACTCAAAGCTTGAGTCA CTCCAAAAGGCAAGTGGGGAGCAAAAACGTGCAATCCAGAAGACGGAGCGTGCTCTTAAAGTTGCTGAG GAGGAATTGATGAGGCTGCAACTAGAAGCAACAACTAAGTCACACCAGCTGACAGCG GTACATGGAGCATGGTTGCCACCTTGGTTAGTGGCACATTCTGCTCGCTATGTG GATGTGGTCTCAGGTCACTGGAATGAACATGGAAAACCTGCCATGGAGAGTCTTTTGCAGAAG GCATCAGAAAAATCAGCACATGCAAAGAAATGGGCCGAACCACATATCGAGACTGCTAAGATG AAATTGGTTCCTGTTAAGGAAAAGTTGGCCGTGCTCAAGAAAAACGCAGAACCTTATGTGGAAAAGGTGTCTACAAAATCATTCGAGGTTTATGAGGCATCGAGGGATACTGTTACACCTCATGTTGTAAAGTTCAAAGCATTTGCTGATCCCTACTTCCAG GAGGCAAAGAAGTTCTCTAAACCTTACATTGATCAAGTTGCTGAGGTCACTAAGCCACATGTTGAGAAAGTTAGAACTACTCTTAAACCTTATACTAAAAGAGCAGTTCATGCGTATGGAACATTTCTTGAGTCTGCAACTACATATCATCGTCAG GCtcaagcaagcatctcggatcACCTGCACCAACATGAGGTAACAAAATCACTTGCGACGAAGGAGTTGGTTTGGTTCCTG CACCAAAAAGCAGAAGAAATCCTCTCGCGATGGCAATGGAAACCATGGCAACAGGAGACACAAGCGCCGACATGCTGA
- the LOC100832879 gene encoding uncharacterized protein LOC100832879 isoform X1: protein MRISRLVAVAVLVIAAVVAGAAAEEVAVVDDSVGAGEIAAAGAKEAAALRAELAQLREKISELESGIAGRSQELKSKDDAITKLEKAIAEKSQKIATLQSEITSLQKKGSVAAEEQAGKAIARAVELEKQVDKLNKEIEAQSSQRVALEARANKEEKKVQDLNSKLESLQKASGEQKRAIQKTERALKVAEEELMRLQLEATTKSHQLTAVHGAWLPPWLVAHSARYVDVVSGHWNEHGKPAMESLLQKASEKSAHAKKWAEPHIETAKMKLVPVKEKLAVLKKNAEPYVEKVSTKSFEVYEASRDTVTPHVVKFKAFADPYFQEAKKFSKPYIDQVAEVTKPHVEKVRTTLKPYTKRAVHAYGTFLESATTYHRQAQASISDHLHQHEVTKSLATKELVWFLASALLALPVFVIYRLLVETFCTKKQKKSSRDGNGNHGNRRHKRRHAEK, encoded by the exons atgAGGATCTCGAGGCTCGTCGCGGTGGCGGTTCTGGTGATCGCCGCCGTGgtggccggcgcggccgcggaggaggtggccgtggTGGACGACTCCGTCGGGGCGGGGGAGATCGCCGCCGCGGGGgccaaggaggcggcggcgctcaggGCGGAGCTGGCGCAGCTCAGGGAGAAGATCTCCGAGTTAG AGTCAGGCATCGCAGGGAGATCCCAGGAACTGAAGAGCAAGGATGATGCCATCACGAAGCTGGAGAAGGCCATTGCGGAAAAGTCACAGAAGATTGCTACTCTGCAGAGCGAGATCACATCTCTCCAG AAAAAGGGGTCTGTAGCTGCTGAGGAGCAGGCAGGCAAGGCCATTGCCCGGGCTGTTGAGCTTGAGAAACAG GTTGACAAGCTCAATAAGGAGATTGAAGCACAAAGTAGCCAGAGAGTAGCACTTGAGGCTAGAGCTaacaaggaggagaagaaagtgCAAGATTTGAACTCAAAGCTTGAGTCA CTCCAAAAGGCAAGTGGGGAGCAAAAACGTGCAATCCAGAAGACGGAGCGTGCTCTTAAAGTTGCTGAG GAGGAATTGATGAGGCTGCAACTAGAAGCAACAACTAAGTCACACCAGCTGACAGCG GTACATGGAGCATGGTTGCCACCTTGGTTAGTGGCACATTCTGCTCGCTATGTG GATGTGGTCTCAGGTCACTGGAATGAACATGGAAAACCTGCCATGGAGAGTCTTTTGCAGAAG GCATCAGAAAAATCAGCACATGCAAAGAAATGGGCCGAACCACATATCGAGACTGCTAAGATG AAATTGGTTCCTGTTAAGGAAAAGTTGGCCGTGCTCAAGAAAAACGCAGAACCTTATGTGGAAAAGGTGTCTACAAAATCATTCGAGGTTTATGAGGCATCGAGGGATACTGTTACACCTCATGTTGTAAAGTTCAAAGCATTTGCTGATCCCTACTTCCAG GAGGCAAAGAAGTTCTCTAAACCTTACATTGATCAAGTTGCTGAGGTCACTAAGCCACATGTTGAGAAAGTTAGAACTACTCTTAAACCTTATACTAAAAGAGCAGTTCATGCGTATGGAACATTTCTTGAGTCTGCAACTACATATCATCGTCAG GCtcaagcaagcatctcggatcACCTGCACCAACATGAGGTAACAAAATCACTTGCGACGAAGGAGTTGGTTTGGTTCCTG GCTTCTGCTTTGCTGGCTTTACCTGTCTTTGTTATATACAGGCTTCTAGTAGAAACCTTCTG CACCAAAAAGCAGAAGAAATCCTCTCGCGATGGCAATGGAAACCATGGCAACAGGAGACACAAGCGCCGACATGCTGAGAAGTAA
- the LOC100832570 gene encoding uncharacterized protein LOC100832570, which translates to MDFFKIKKFGKGWKGGKGEEEIVECEEDVRSGNVASEGDVSEENPEAVAAGAGAGVANGGLEGGGEEDDDEDDDFITNEVKRRLKEIRKNNFMVLIPEEENGGEEDGEGEEEEEEGSSSREWMESDVGQGFPLSGFDSLYDKYCQRMVAFDKMLTQVLKDAGSFNISKKSPRSASKLASTFRSLSFKKRDELQEDSERLQQQQSEDDPYQILETAYVAQVSLSWEALHCTYMHLSLILAAQPENPTTYSCAAQAFQEFQVLLQRFIENEPFEQGSRVEIYARSRGSFSKLLQVPTFQVADKKDNAEDQMEPSTFAPDLIKLLEESILTFRLFLKKDKKRSSVLMSVHGHTGSSIQQVQSSLDKKEVKVKELFKKKKGWKNKTWPTTMEEVQLLFALTDIKVVSRVLRMAKLSKEQLLWCEEKMSKLDLSDNKLRRDGSPILFPC; encoded by the exons ATGGATTTCTTCAAGATCAAGAAGTTTGGGAAGGGCTGGAAGGGTGGCAAGGGTGAGGAGGAGATCGTGGAGTGCGAAGAGGACGTGAGGTCTGGGAATGTGGCATCGGAGGGTGACGTCTCGGAGGAGAACCctgaggcggtggcggcaggtGCGGGTGCTGGTGTGGCCAATGGGGGATTAGAGggtgggggagaggaggacgacgacgaggatgaCGATTTCATCACGAACGAGGTGAAGCGGAGGCTCAAGGAGATTAGGAAGAACAACTTCATGGTGCTCATCCCCGAGGAGGAGAAtggtggcgaggaggatggggaaggggaggaggaggaagaggaagggagtAGCTCGAGGGAGTGGATGGAGTCGGACGTGGGTCAAGGGTTCCCGTTGTCCGGGTTTGACTCGCTGTACGATAAGTACTGTCAGAGAATGGTGGCGTTTGATAAGATGCTCACGCAGGTCTTGAAGGATGCAG GGTCATTCAACATCTCAAAAAAGTCACCTAGATCAGCATCCAAATTGGCATCAACATTTCGCAGTCTCTCATTCAAAAAACGGGATGAGCTCCAGGAGGATTCTGAGCGTCTTCAGCAACAGCAGAGCGAGGATGACCCATACCAAATACTTGAGACTGCATATGTTGCACAGGTTTCCTTAAGCTGGGAGGCTCTTCATTGTACTTACATGCACCTGAGTTTGATACTCGCAGCACAGCCTGAGAACCCCACCACCTATAGCTGTGCTGCTCAAGCATTTCAGGAGTTCCAGGTTCTGTTGCAGAGATTTATTGAGAATGAGCCATTTGAGCAAGGTTCACGAGTTGAAATATATGCACGTTCTCGGGGCTCCTTCTCAAAGTTACTTCAGGTCCCCACTTTTCAAG TCGCAGACAAGAAAGATAATGCTGAAGACCAAATGGAACCATCAACTTTCGCACCTGATCTCATCAAATTATTAGAGGAGTCTATCTTAACTTTCCGTCTTTTCCTgaagaaagacaagaaaaGGAGTAGTGTCCTCATGAGCGTTCATGGTCATACTGGAAGTTCTATCCAGCAAGTTCAATCCTCTCTTGACAAG AAGGAGGTGAAGGTGAAAGAGCTattcaagaagaaaaagggatGGAAGAACAAGACCTGGCCAACCACAATGGAAGAAGTGCAGCTGCTGTTTGCCCTGACCGACATCAAAGTTGTGTCGAGGGTCCTGAGAATGGCGAAGCTCAGcaaggagcagctgctgtGGTGCGAGGAGAAGATGAGCAAGCTTGATCTCTCTGACAACAAGCTGAGGCGGGATGGATCCCCTATCCTTTTCCCCTGCTGA